One genomic region from Cryptosporangium minutisporangium encodes:
- a CDS encoding oxygenase MpaB family protein, whose product MGRGGSMTSTEGSLRRIVHGAGLMAAGANVIMQLARPGVGYGVVESRVESGRLFDHPVKRTRTTLSYLAVAMLGSPEDKAAYRAAVNVAHRQVRSTPDSPVRYHAMDPRLQLWVAACLYRGFEDVYAALGYTLEPDEAEEIYRRSHALGTTLQVQESMWPPDREAFQRYWDAELAEVHIDDTVREHLLAVTQFTYLPRPFRALFGRYNTFVTTGFLPPEFREQMRLPWDERRQRRFDRLMRTVGTLSKWQPAMVREFPYNYLLWDVRRRIRRGRALV is encoded by the coding sequence ATGGGTCGAGGAGGATCGATGACGTCCACCGAGGGCAGCCTGCGGCGGATCGTGCACGGGGCCGGGCTGATGGCCGCGGGAGCGAACGTGATCATGCAGCTCGCCCGGCCCGGCGTCGGCTACGGCGTCGTCGAGAGCCGGGTGGAGAGCGGACGACTCTTCGACCACCCGGTCAAGCGCACTCGCACCACGCTGTCGTACCTCGCCGTCGCGATGCTCGGCTCTCCGGAGGACAAGGCGGCCTACCGCGCCGCGGTCAACGTCGCCCACCGGCAGGTGCGCTCCACCCCGGACAGTCCGGTCCGCTACCACGCGATGGACCCGCGCCTGCAGCTGTGGGTGGCCGCGTGCCTGTACCGGGGCTTCGAGGACGTCTACGCCGCGCTCGGCTACACGCTGGAGCCGGACGAGGCCGAGGAGATCTACCGCCGGTCGCACGCGCTCGGCACGACGCTGCAGGTCCAGGAGTCGATGTGGCCACCCGACCGGGAGGCCTTCCAGCGCTACTGGGACGCCGAGCTGGCCGAGGTCCACATCGACGACACGGTCCGCGAGCACCTCTTAGCCGTCACGCAGTTCACCTACCTGCCGCGCCCGTTCCGTGCGCTGTTCGGCCGGTACAACACGTTCGTGACGACGGGCTTCCTCCCGCCGGAGTTCCGCGAGCAGATGAGGCTGCCCTGGGACGAGCGCCGCCAGCGGCGCTTCGACCGGCTGATGCGCACGGTCGGGACGCTGTCGAAGTGGCAGCCCGCGATGGTGCGCGAGTTCCCGTACAACTACCTGCTCTGGGACGTCCGGCGCCGGATCCGGCGCGGCCGGGCGCTCGTTTGA
- a CDS encoding TetR/AcrR family transcriptional regulator: MDSGTLRTYGGIAGADRAAERRVQLLEAGLDLLGAPEGQGEVTVRGVCRRAGLTARYFYESFADRDALTVAVYDSVVAELGAEVLAAVEATPHAAPARTRAGLAVLVRSIAEDPRRGRLLFSRSLGVSPVVAARRAESTRWFVDLLASQVRAFYRIERSPRVDVAAELLVGGVAQILTSWLDGALDLSADELVEHCAELFLAVAGERPARGSADA, translated from the coding sequence ATGGACAGCGGGACGCTGCGGACGTACGGCGGCATCGCGGGGGCGGATCGGGCCGCCGAACGCCGGGTGCAGCTGCTGGAAGCCGGGCTCGACCTGCTCGGAGCGCCGGAGGGGCAAGGCGAGGTCACGGTCCGGGGAGTGTGCCGGCGAGCCGGGCTCACCGCACGGTATTTCTACGAGAGCTTCGCCGACCGGGACGCGCTGACCGTCGCCGTCTACGACTCGGTCGTCGCCGAGCTCGGCGCAGAGGTGCTCGCCGCGGTCGAGGCGACGCCGCACGCAGCGCCGGCCCGGACCCGCGCCGGCCTCGCGGTCCTGGTGCGCAGCATCGCCGAGGACCCTCGCCGAGGGCGGCTGCTGTTCTCCCGGTCGCTGGGCGTCAGCCCGGTGGTGGCGGCGCGGCGGGCTGAGTCGACGCGCTGGTTCGTCGACCTGCTCGCGTCCCAGGTGCGTGCGTTCTACCGGATCGAGCGCTCGCCGCGGGTGGACGTCGCGGCGGAGCTGCTGGTGGGCGGAGTGGCGCAGATCCTCACGTCGTGGCTCGACGGTGCCCTCGATCTGAGCGCGGACGAGCTGGTCGAGCACTGCGCCGAGTTGTTCCTGGCGGTGGCCGGCGAACGGCCGGCCCGCGGTTCCGCCGACGCGTGA